aaaaaaaaaactctcaatAGCCATGTAACAAAAAGATGACCTTAAAAATGTTGATATGGATATTGTTTTTAGAAACACCTATTCGAATTCATcgagataaaataatttttgttggaataatatttttaagaaaaattggcATTAACGTTttagttaacaatattaactatatAGACTAACTAATGACAATATAAAAGTAAAGAGACAAAATTGtactaaaaattaaagtatatatatatattaaatttcaaattttaacttaatataaggatcaaaattaaaatttgaccattatATTGTGAtgtcaaaaaaagaagaagagaaaagcaAATCGGGAGTCACTTGTTAATTTCCAGTCGTATAGATAAGTAGGACCAAATTTATACCACAGCTAGTAGTAGTTGTTGCCATTATTGTggtgatttgaaaatttttttacagCTTTAAGCCTCATATTGATATGTAAATTTGTTATTAGTTGAATTCTATCGATTtaaattaaagtggttaaatctcaaaatttaatataattgaggggttaaattacAATTAGACCGAAACAAATTGACACTTCAACTGAACAAAAGTCAAACTTATGGAGGCATGTGCTGTGTTGTAACAAAGGTGGAGTGACGTCGATGGAGCCATTTTTGAAGAAGTTTTTCCCAAAAGTTTACACAAAGATGAAAGAAGATACCAAAATCAGCAATTACTGCAAATTCGACAGCCAATTGTTGACTTCATTTACGTCCTCACTCTACATAGCTGGCCTTATTTCGTCTTTCTTGGCATCGCCAGTGACTGGAGCCTTTGGCCGCAAGCCCTCCATCCTTATAGGAGGAGCTGCATTCCTTGCTGGTTCAGCACTTGGTGGTGCGGCTGTTAACGTCTACATGTTGATACTCGGTCGTGTCTTGCTAGGCGTTGGAGTTGGATTTGCAAACCAGGTATGCACAATAATTATATTTGCAGTTTAATTATGGTTGTAGTCCCTCCGTTATGcttaaattttgagatttaatttgGCATAATTTCAAAGGCGAAACTAGAAATTTTCTATTAGGAGGTCAAGATAAAATTATAAGCTTTTGGAGAGGTTAAAttcagagtttttttttaatcaaaagggcataaatggaattataaatttttaggaGGGTCAATAGTGGCGGAATGTAGCATAAGTTTGAGGGATctaattgaaattttcaaaaattgtagaagtttgattaatttttttgagaatattagggattaaatgagaattttttaaaaaaaggggtctaattaaaattttttaaaaattctgcgaaaattaataagaaattttaaaaattttaaaggtttaaattaaaattttctaaacttttgTAGAGCTTAACATTTTGAAAGACTTAATGACAACTTTCCAAAATTTTGATGAGACGAAGAACTCCTTTACTCCTCTTACTTCCGCACCGGAGATTTATAATACAATTTCTTAATTTAAACCAACTCCTCATAATTTGGTCCTCTGCATTTATAGTATcattaatttgtctaaattgaCAATTCGGGGTTAATTGTTTCCATTAAAGTGATAATTACATCGGgcttttttggttttatttggtCACATAGTGAGGGCaacatgaaaatttcgttaaatatttttaactaataataattttatatatatgtgaaatgttTAAGATTGTTAAAAAAATCGTGTACAACTATGTCAAATTAGAGATTAGAGATTAAACCTCAAATTTTAGGATTATAGAGGAACCAAAACTATAATTAGACCTTCCCTTTGAATTTGCTTAtattttgggacctaattgtattTTTGCTTTGTTGCATTCGGTTTATAGTCAGTCCCATTATATATCTCTGAAATGGCGCTTCCCAGACACAGAGGAGCAATGAACATTGGCTTCCAATGCGGCGTTGGCCTTGGCGTTCTTTCGGCTAACATTATAAACTTTGGCACCGAAAAGATCAAAGGTGGATGGGGTTGGCGAATCTCCCTCGCACTAGCCGCATTACCGGCCTCAATCCTAACAATCGGAGCAATCCTCCTCCCCGAAACACCCAACAGCTTAATTCAAAATAGCAGTAATCCTGATAAGGCCAAAACCGTGTTGCAACGTATACGCGGCACCACCGATGTCCAAGCAGAACTAGATGATCTCGTCGAAGCAAGCTTGATTTCAAAAACCATCAACCGTCCGTTTCGAAAAATTATACAAAGAAAATATAGGCCTCAACTGGTAATGGCAATAGCTATACCATTTTTCCAACAAGTAACAGGCATCAATGTCATCACATTTTATGCACCAATTCTATTTAGGACCATTGGCCAAGGTGAAAGTGCTTCACTGATGTCCGCAGTCGTGACCGGCCTTGTTGGTACTACTGCGACATTCGTATCAGCACTCGTGGTCGATAAACTTGGTCGAAAGACCTTGTTTATGATAGGAGGAATTCAAATGTTTGTGACACAAATAACAATTGGAGTAATTATGGCCATTTTGTTAGGGGATCATGGTGGATTAAGCAAAGGGTATGCTTATTTAGTTTTAGCTTTAATTTGTGTATATGTAGCTGGTTTTGCATGGTCATGGGGACCATTAGGATGGTTAGTTCCTAGTGAGATTTTCCCACTGGAGATTAGATCAGCAGGACAAAGCATTACAGTGGCAATGGGATTTCTCTTTACATTCATCATTGCACAATCTTTTCTAGCTATGCTTTGTCGTTTCGAGTCCGGGATTTTCTTCTTTTTCGGAGGATGGGTCGTGGTGATGACTGCATTCGTGTACTTTTTGTTGCCGGAGACCAAAAATGTGCCGATTGAACAAATGGAAAAAGTGTGGAAGGATCATCGGTTTTGGAAAACAATTGTTGGAGAGGTGGACGATGAGAAGAAGGCTTATAGACAACAAGGGGCATAatgcataaaaaaaaagaagtttgcATGGCTTTatatatgatgcatgatgaaattcaataaaaGGGTTGAAAAAAACTCATGTTGAGagcttttttttaagaaaattatagcatacaaaatgaaaatttttctgtAATGCTATTATTTTCTTTTGGCCTAATTCTATTTTTAATCTCCCTCATAAAATGACATAACTGGATTCTTTTTAGTAGCCTGAAACATTCGGCTAACATAATTAGATAAAATGACCTCTCCAATCtctctcaattttaaaattgaacaaattggtccctaataaaaaaaattaattcaatttaatcctttttaattttgAAAGCGAGCAAATAAGGACAATTGATCACGAAAGTATCAtgatttttattggtataataataaatttaatcttcaaagtttacacattctatcaatttggtcttaatttaacaaatttatcccgCAATATTTGTGTAATTGTATAAACATTGAGGttgaatttgttgaatttatAAGAACCAAAATCAAATTGGCaaaatattaaaacattgaaggctaaatttgttagaAGCCAATCATAATTATATACAAATGATGAAATACATTAACATCATCATTAATTGTCCTTAGTTTTTCATCTTTAAAATTGGCAGTGATTAAATTGGCCCAAGTTTTTTAGAGGGATTGAAATTGAAAGGAGCTGTAGAGGTTTTTTATAGTAATTTTACTACTAGTTGTAAATGATTCACTATATGTTTCATATTGTGTGATggaataacaataaaaaaaatcatactacCATTTTAGCGACAACAAGTGATGGTATTTTGAATTTGGATCTAAGgataacatttcaaaaataaaaaaagacaaatGTATGCCAAATTGGAAGAATTAAACTCTAAATTTCTATGTCGACCAAACCCATGTTACAGTGAAGTCCTAATGTCACAACTAACCCTTTTCATTTTCAACTATGGTTGGTAGTGAAGTAACACTTGAAATTTCTTAAAACTGATGTGTAGACCgtccaaaaagaaaaatattggGAAAGTGTTCTATTAAAACACCCTAACCTGACTCAATTGCCGGATTCGGACTACAAGGTACTACACTCCAttactaagggtgggtttggatgggcgattgggtgcggtgcggtgcggtgcgtttagcttactttttatctcacgccacaatatcgctacagtatctaatttcACCGCCACCACTgcttttacactaaccgcaggtaaacgcaccaccCATCCAAATTCACCCTAAATCTACCTAATATGTTCATTTAAAAAATACCACCAATTCAAGTCATGTAGTACTAACTCTTATTTATAAAAGCTTACCTTAGTACGATCCGCATGCTGAATCAAATTAATAGTAACCATTTATAACCTAGTTAAGTAATTTATTTCGTCAAAGgaatttaatacaattttaaGACCCGTATAAAACAATTTACATCGGAAGTTCTACTACATTGAGATAGCTACTTGGTTTTAAAAGTTGATATAATATTTCCAAACTTAATTACAACTCAACTCGGACCCTGAGACTTCGTTTCTGCGTCGCCCCGCTGTATGCATATTATATCAAATAAGGAAAGTCGCATGAGCTCAGCAAATCCTGGCCTGATCCCTCCTCGAATCCTTGAATCGACATAATACCTGCAATTCATGACAAAACACTGGTAAGTTCAATCGAACTTAGTTAGTGATCCATACCTGAAACCATCATAATGCTAACAAGCTAATACTTCAAGGATCTGAATTCACATATGATGTTTTCTTGTACAAGAACATTTCATCAATCTTGCTGGCGTAATCTTTACTTCAGGCAGTTTAACTTAGTTGGTACTTTTTGAGAACAATTCAGCTTGCTAGGTTGTATTAGATCCAGATCAAACGATGGATATCAGGAGAGCACACGTTCTGGACTACTCGCAGTCTTGCCCATATAAGGCTTTCCCTTACGAGAGTTCATAGATAGGTAATCACGAATACTGGTCTATATACGTTTGATATTTTGGCGGACAATACCTGCAGATTCTTTTTTCAATAGTTGTCCTTGCAGAATCTTGTGCAACCATTCCCTTGAGAGTTATTCTTCGTGGATTCTTACTTGGGAACTTATGAAAGAAAATCTATAGATAAACCCCATAGCACATCTTGTACCAATAAATCCAGATAACCAATTAAGACGAATCTTAGCGAATAGTTCCTTTTGCGGACTGCTAA
The Gossypium hirsutum isolate 1008001.06 chromosome A07, Gossypium_hirsutum_v2.1, whole genome shotgun sequence genome window above contains:
- the LOC107913185 gene encoding hexose carrier protein HEX6; translated protein: MAVGLAIASEGGQYNGRLTLLVLLSCMMAATGGIIFGYDLGISGGVTSMEPFLKKFFPKVYTKMKEDTKISNYCKFDSQLLTSFTSSLYIAGLISSFLASPVTGAFGRKPSILIGGAAFLAGSALGGAAVNVYMLILGRVLLGVGVGFANQSVPLYISEMALPRHRGAMNIGFQCGVGLGVLSANIINFGTEKIKGGWGWRISLALAALPASILTIGAILLPETPNSLIQNSSNPDKAKTVLQRIRGTTDVQAELDDLVEASLISKTINRPFRKIIQRKYRPQLVMAIAIPFFQQVTGINVITFYAPILFRTIGQGESASLMSAVVTGLVGTTATFVSALVVDKLGRKTLFMIGGIQMFVTQITIGVIMAILLGDHGGLSKGYAYLVLALICVYVAGFAWSWGPLGWLVPSEIFPLEIRSAGQSITVAMGFLFTFIIAQSFLAMLCRFESGIFFFFGGWVVVMTAFVYFLLPETKNVPIEQMEKVWKDHRFWKTIVGEVDDEKKAYRQQGA